One window from the genome of Gimesia aquarii encodes:
- a CDS encoding glucuronate isomerase has translation MTEQLNKRIFDELESLVLIDPHTHINPHSAASTTLADIMGYHYYTELAHSAGLAKESIEEPGIDPKEKVGRLVTQLGDLDNTIQLSWLMDICSEFFDFQDETITESNWEYLYDTAAEKMAQSDWEQQVLKQSGLERVFLTNDFDDPLEGFDTKLYIPCLRTDDLVFHLTKNETRERLGKATQVDIGCASTLREAIGELFEHFTSNGARACAISLPPDFSPVSVTADQVDSTVRSLFAGDDLNSEESKLVSQFVFWTLAEYCGVYRLPFDLMIGVNRRVYEAGVYQGQDLYDKRTSLIQYKELFNAFPKVTFPVSVLTSTSNQELVSYSWIFPNVVINGHWWYSNTPAFITFDCKSRLEAVPKTKLIGYYSDMYKLEFALPKFRMYRRVLANVLATDFVINRNWSEQRAIELGKLVLRGNVETIFSC, from the coding sequence ATGACTGAACAGTTAAATAAACGTATTTTTGATGAATTAGAGAGTCTCGTTCTGATTGACCCTCATACACATATCAATCCCCACTCTGCCGCTTCAACAACATTAGCAGATATAATGGGGTACCATTACTACACGGAGTTAGCACACTCTGCGGGACTCGCCAAAGAATCAATCGAAGAGCCTGGTATTGATCCCAAAGAAAAAGTAGGGCGGTTGGTCACTCAGTTGGGTGATCTGGATAATACGATACAGCTCAGCTGGTTGATGGATATCTGTAGCGAATTTTTTGATTTCCAAGACGAGACTATTACAGAATCCAATTGGGAGTATCTCTATGACACAGCTGCCGAGAAAATGGCACAATCAGACTGGGAGCAACAAGTTTTAAAACAGAGTGGTCTCGAACGGGTCTTTTTAACAAATGATTTCGACGACCCTCTGGAAGGTTTCGATACCAAGCTTTACATCCCTTGTCTGAGAACGGATGATCTTGTCTTTCACCTTACAAAAAATGAAACGCGGGAACGTCTTGGGAAAGCGACCCAGGTAGATATTGGGTGTGCCAGCACACTGCGAGAAGCCATTGGCGAATTATTTGAACATTTCACCTCAAACGGTGCGCGGGCTTGTGCGATTTCGTTACCACCAGATTTTTCTCCTGTTTCAGTAACTGCCGATCAAGTTGACTCTACCGTGCGCTCACTTTTTGCAGGTGATGACTTAAATTCTGAAGAATCTAAACTGGTTAGTCAATTTGTATTCTGGACACTGGCAGAATATTGCGGAGTATATAGATTACCATTTGATTTGATGATTGGGGTCAATCGACGGGTTTATGAAGCAGGAGTTTACCAGGGACAGGATTTATATGACAAACGCACATCGCTGATACAATATAAGGAGCTGTTCAACGCGTTTCCGAAAGTTACGTTCCCTGTTTCTGTGTTAACAAGTACCAGCAATCAGGAACTGGTCAGTTATAGCTGGATCTTTCCAAATGTTGTCATCAATGGTCATTGGTGGTATTCGAATACACCTGCATTTATTACGTTTGATTGTAAAAGTCGTTTGGAAGCAGTGCCGAAAACAAAACTGATTGGTTATTACAGTGATATGTACAAATTGGAATTTGCTTTACCTAAATTTCGCATGTATCGTCGTGTATTAGCAAATGTTTTAGCTACAGACTTTGTAATTAACCGAAATTGGTCTGAACAACGCGCTATTGAACTCGGTAAACTGGTTTTGCGGGGAAATGTTGAAACAATTTTCAGCTGTTAA
- a CDS encoding c-type cytochrome domain-containing protein: MWNRFTNLCVMLAVVLVVGRFSVAEEKPIQPAKVELGRPVSFEKDVFPILDANCIACHNVAKKEGALVLENVKDLLKGGDSGASIVPGKPDESYLYQVASRTEESFMPPLPNKVGAKALTPQQVGILRQWILEGAKSSGKSTDAGIVWQSLPPGLNSIYSTALSPWARYAAVGRANRIAIYDLASGIEAANLNDPALVKLKKGSKPFYPQGAAHRDFVHSLAFNSDGNMLASGGYRVVKLWKKSLGAVVKKMDLPAAITGLALNADRSVLVAATADNSASLWKLPEGQKLVELKGHGGEIKGLAFTPDRTKVVTSSADQSLRVWNAADGKQISTMKTPAVINTLTVSKDGTQIIAGGANNIIYVWPLTISVPKAGEKAPEISAALFELKGHAKPVTSLKLVMPAGVQLVSGSEDNTVRIWDLKGKKQIRSINHGAPVSDIDVSPDAKNLVSVSVNGTGKIWQLSNGKMLKEFRGDLSKERQMILATEAQTIAKQKVALGDAAVKAADKNVKDREAELKKRNEELAAAKKALPEAQKKVTDYAPKVKAAKDEQAKLLAGHKKKGEDAVKAANAQKVTADKAVADANAKLKQVNQANQTAITTVEKEVASAKKALDAANAVKPDAADKAAVQKKKDTVAKAKATFDATQKKLAAAKLKKTNDEKQAAKAVNSAKQAVTKAVAAVTAATKLAASKPNTKAVDKKVTDAEAEAKKLADAAAAAAKKITSAERSVKVAGTTLTKIKGQFAERTKEKTALDATAKQMDAALAEVKKQAAVLYPIKSVAFSEDGKQIVTGDDSQKVRIWDVTTGKELDTLSGHTAVVTAVAYTSKTTVVSVSTDKTVLVQSVQPVWSLVAQLGADPKAPTKVGNSPISNRALCLSFSPDGKLLAVGGGDPSRSGEIILWDVATGKVVRTFENAHSDTVLGIRFSPTGKSLLSGAADKFVKIFDVATGKFVKSFEGHTHHVLDVAWKADESTIVSSGADNVIKVWNIETGEQKRTIKGYSKQVTSISFIGLGANVVSGGGDKTVRLHLTTNGSNYRNLGGSTDYVYSVAASRDEATVIAGGEDGVLRVWDAKTGKLLNSFNPPPVPSQNQQAKAGK, encoded by the coding sequence ACCAAATAAGGTAGGTGCAAAAGCTCTTACTCCTCAGCAGGTTGGAATCCTGCGTCAGTGGATTCTCGAAGGAGCCAAATCCAGTGGAAAGTCAACTGATGCGGGTATTGTCTGGCAGTCATTACCACCTGGTTTGAATTCAATTTATAGTACAGCACTTTCTCCCTGGGCACGTTATGCTGCGGTCGGACGCGCGAATAGGATTGCCATCTATGACCTTGCTTCAGGAATAGAAGCAGCGAATTTAAATGATCCTGCTTTAGTGAAATTAAAAAAGGGAAGCAAACCATTTTACCCACAAGGAGCCGCACATCGTGATTTTGTTCATTCGCTGGCGTTTAATTCCGATGGTAACATGTTGGCCTCTGGCGGTTATCGAGTTGTGAAACTTTGGAAAAAATCATTAGGAGCGGTTGTAAAAAAAATGGACCTGCCTGCGGCGATTACCGGTTTGGCATTGAACGCAGACCGGAGTGTGTTGGTTGCGGCAACCGCCGATAACAGCGCCTCTCTCTGGAAATTGCCTGAAGGACAGAAACTCGTTGAGTTGAAAGGACATGGCGGTGAAATCAAAGGTCTGGCTTTTACACCAGATCGTACGAAAGTAGTCACATCATCTGCTGATCAAAGTCTGCGTGTTTGGAATGCCGCAGATGGCAAGCAAATTTCTACAATGAAAACTCCTGCGGTCATAAACACATTGACAGTCAGTAAAGATGGAACACAAATTATTGCGGGTGGAGCCAACAATATTATTTATGTCTGGCCTCTGACTATTTCTGTACCCAAAGCAGGAGAAAAAGCACCAGAAATTTCTGCTGCTTTATTTGAACTCAAAGGGCACGCTAAACCAGTCACTTCATTAAAGCTAGTCATGCCAGCCGGCGTACAATTGGTTTCAGGTAGTGAAGATAACACCGTTCGTATTTGGGATTTGAAAGGCAAAAAGCAAATCAGATCGATCAATCATGGTGCTCCTGTGAGCGATATTGATGTCAGCCCGGATGCTAAGAATCTGGTATCGGTATCTGTAAATGGAACCGGGAAAATCTGGCAGTTAAGTAACGGTAAGATGCTCAAAGAATTCCGTGGTGATTTGAGTAAAGAGCGTCAAATGATTCTAGCAACAGAAGCTCAGACGATCGCGAAGCAAAAGGTCGCTTTGGGTGATGCAGCAGTGAAAGCCGCTGATAAGAATGTGAAAGATCGTGAAGCAGAATTGAAAAAACGAAATGAAGAATTAGCGGCAGCGAAAAAGGCGTTACCAGAAGCACAGAAGAAGGTTACTGATTATGCCCCTAAAGTGAAAGCTGCTAAGGATGAGCAGGCTAAACTGTTAGCAGGTCATAAGAAGAAAGGCGAAGATGCTGTTAAAGCAGCAAATGCACAAAAAGTGACGGCTGATAAAGCAGTAGCAGACGCTAATGCAAAACTAAAGCAGGTGAACCAGGCGAATCAGACTGCCATAACCACTGTAGAAAAAGAAGTCGCTTCTGCAAAAAAAGCATTAGACGCTGCTAATGCGGTCAAGCCTGACGCTGCTGATAAAGCTGCAGTACAAAAGAAAAAAGACACTGTCGCGAAAGCTAAGGCGACATTTGATGCTACTCAGAAAAAATTAGCAGCAGCCAAATTGAAAAAAACAAATGACGAAAAACAGGCGGCAAAGGCTGTTAATTCTGCAAAACAAGCAGTCACAAAAGCGGTCGCTGCTGTGACGGCTGCGACTAAGCTTGCTGCCAGTAAGCCAAATACCAAAGCCGTCGATAAGAAGGTTACGGATGCGGAAGCGGAAGCAAAAAAACTGGCTGATGCTGCCGCAGCTGCCGCAAAAAAGATTACGTCTGCTGAGCGGTCCGTGAAGGTTGCTGGTACAACATTGACAAAAATCAAAGGCCAGTTTGCAGAACGTACCAAAGAGAAAACTGCTTTGGATGCAACAGCCAAACAAATGGATGCTGCATTAGCAGAAGTCAAAAAACAAGCGGCTGTTTTATATCCAATAAAGTCAGTCGCCTTTTCAGAAGATGGTAAGCAAATCGTGACTGGTGATGACAGCCAGAAAGTACGCATCTGGGATGTCACCACTGGTAAGGAACTGGACACACTGTCTGGCCATACCGCTGTAGTAACTGCCGTAGCGTACACATCAAAAACGACTGTCGTTTCAGTTAGTACTGATAAAACTGTATTAGTACAAAGTGTCCAACCTGTATGGTCTCTGGTGGCTCAATTAGGGGCCGACCCTAAAGCTCCAACCAAAGTTGGGAACTCACCGATTTCCAATCGGGCACTTTGTTTAAGTTTCAGTCCGGATGGAAAGCTACTTGCTGTAGGTGGGGGAGACCCTTCTCGGAGTGGAGAAATCATCTTGTGGGATGTGGCTACTGGAAAAGTTGTACGAACATTTGAGAACGCTCATAGTGATACCGTTTTGGGAATACGTTTTTCTCCTACAGGAAAATCATTATTGAGTGGTGCGGCTGACAAATTTGTTAAAATCTTCGATGTCGCAACAGGTAAGTTTGTTAAGTCATTTGAAGGCCATACACACCATGTTCTAGATGTAGCCTGGAAAGCAGATGAATCGACGATTGTCAGTTCAGGTGCAGATAATGTGATCAAAGTCTGGAATATCGAAACTGGCGAACAAAAACGTACTATTAAAGGTTATTCTAAGCAGGTAACATCCATTTCCTTCATTGGGCTGGGCGCTAATGTTGTCAGTGGGGGAGGCGACAAAACTGTTCGTCTGCATTTGACTACCAACGGCTCCAATTATCGTAACTTGGGTGGTTCAACAGATTATGTTTATAGTGTTGCTGCCAGTCGAGATGAAGCGACCGTGATTGCTGGAGGAGAAGATGGGGTTTTAAGAGTCTGGGATGCAAAAACAGGTAAGCTACTTAACAGCTTTAATCCACCCCCAGTTCCTTCACAAAATCAACAGGCCAAAGCGGGAAAATAA